GTAAAAACAAACAATAAAAAACAAGCTCGATTGGAAAGTATGCGGTATGTATTATCGCAATTTGATTATGATGAAAAGGGGGACTCAAACATTTCCCTTTTACCGGATCCAAATGTAATTATGAAATATCATAGAAGTGCTGTTCAAATAGATATTTAAGACATGAAGAATAGAGCATATACGGAAGAAGAAATAGAACTGCTTAATTCAAAGATAGGTTTGCATACGCTTTTTAAGAATAAAAAAGTCAAAATGGACAAAGTCCTTGAAGAAGTTAAATATCTGACCGAGGTAAGAAAGCAGCAGGAAAAACTGATAAAACTTCAAAATTGGGTCATACAAAACGATAAGAAAGTAGTAATTCTTTTCGAGGGGAGGGACGCCGCAGGTAAAGGTGGGGCAATAAGACGAATCACGGAATATATTAACCCAAGGCACTTTAGAACGGTGGCTTTGAACATTCCTTCGGAGGATGAAAAAAGGCAATGGTTTTTCCAACGGTATATCAATCAATTGCCCAAACCTGGAGAAATGGTATTTTTTGATAGAAGTTGGTACAACAGGGCAGTGGTGGAACCAGTTAACGGTTTTTGTACCGAAAAGGAATATAGGGTTTTCATGTCCCAGGTCAATGATTTTGAAAAGATGCTTGTACAGTCAGATACGTATCTGATCAAATTGTATTTTTCAATCACTAAAAAAGAGCAAGCCCATAGATTCATGGAAATAAAGAATAATCCCCTGAAACGTTGGAAGATAACCCCAGTTGATGAAAAAGCGCAGGCTTTGTGGGACGATTATACCTTTTATAAAACCAAAATGTTTGAAGCTACAAACACAGAAACCGCACCTTGGTTAATTATTGATGCAAACAAAAAATCAAATGCCAGATTGAAAGCAATTTCACATATTCTTACGGTCATACCGTATGAGTAATGGCTCAAATGGCACAATGTTTTTTGTTTAACAGTAAAATATGTGAGGTCTACAGGCCTATTTTATCTGCATCTTGCCTTAGGCTGGTATCGATATGCAGTATTTTCATCGTCCTTAATTTTTAATGTTTCGTAAGCTGGGTTGGCCCAACCCTTGAATGGTCCGGTCCGCGGATAACCGGCCCCCGCCAAGTACCATCAGGGCAGTACAGATACTTAGGACCAATAAATGGTACTCATAGCCTTCCATGCCCGCGTCATACTGTCCGTTCCAGTTCATTTGGAATCCAATGGCACCGTGTACGGTGACGATCATTCCAACGAAAAGGCCGAACATGGCCATGGCATTGATTCGGGTTGCAAACCCAAGGATGAGCATCACCGATCCCGTAGTCTCAATAAAGGCAGTGGCATAGGCCACAATTGCCGGAAGTCCCATATATTCAGTAATAAAGCCTTCAAACCCGGCAAAACCGCTTCCCAGTTTTGTGGTCCCATGGATAAGGATGATGATTCCCAGGGCCACTCGTAAAATAAGTGAGGCCCAATTATTGTCTGTGTTGAATACGAGGTTTTTCATATTGGAATTTTTATAGTTTTTACTTTTTTAATGGTACACCGGATTCCCCTGTTTTAGTGTTATGGGTCAGAATTCAAGGCGTACAAAAATCCCTGGATCGGCCTCAAAGTCCCCATCGTTACCAAACTGGTAGGTAGTAAGCCCCAGTCCAAACTGCAATGTTTTCATACTAAGGCCGACCCTTAGGCGCTGGAACGAAAAAAGGTGCCCATTGCCATCAAAATTTGTTGAGTTCTGGAATTGACCAAAGAAGCCCAGCTTTTGGTTCAAAGGAAATCGGTATTGGGTCAGGAGGTACCACTCATAAAGCGGCGCATCGCGGACCTCGCTCGTAATATTGGTCGTGATTAGGAACCCTTCTCCCGCCTTGTTCCATTGGATACCTGCCAGGGCGCTGGTGCGACCATCAAAAACGCGCCCGCCCAGGACAGGTCCAAAACCCTTCCAGGCATCATAGCCCAAAACGGTGTAGGAAACGAATTCCGCCGTTTCGCTATCGTAATCGATAACGGCATCGTTTAAACTGAATATGGTGAATTTGTAGTCTTCGGTAAGTGGTTTGAAAAACCATGCTTCAATAATCATCCCATCGGTATCGGAAAAGGTCTCGATAGTGGTTTGGGCCTGGTTTTTCGTAACCATGGCTACAAGCAATAGTACAAAGATAAAAGGGTGACGCTTCATGGCGTTTTAATTTGTCACCCCAAAAGTAGGTTGCGGTAAACCGCTTTTTTATATCATTTAATGGGTAAAAAGGGTAAATATTAAGGTAGTTTGCGATAAGTTCCGGGCGTAATGCCCGTATTTTTCTTGAAGTATTTGTTGAAATTGGTCGCTTCCGTAAAACCCAGGGATTCCGCAATCGTCCCGATTGGACTATCCGTCTGCTTTAAAAGGCTCTTGGCTTTCAGGATTACGTATTCTTGGAGGATACTGATGGCCGTCTTGCCGGTGACTTTCTTTACGGCTTCCGAAAGATAGGGGGTACTAATATGCAGTTGTTCCGCAAAATGGGGAATTTTTTGGTCGTATCGGGCCTGATCCTTCAAAAGGACCTCAAACCGAAAGGCAATTTCCTGGATTCTACTGGCAAATCCCAAATTTGCCGGGGTCTGGAACAATCCCTTTATCTTCTCCAGGATAATGGTCAAATAGGATGCTAAGATGGTTTCATGTCCTTTTTGTTCCGCATTATTGTACTCCAAAAGTAATGTATGCATCAAATCAACAATGGTGGTTTGTTGTTCGTCGTCCAAAAAGAGCATTGGCGCAGTATGCAAGTTGAGAAAGGGATAGGTTTTGTAAAAATCAATTTTATCCAGGGTAGCGCCCAGAAGTTGGGGCCTGAAAAGGATCATATAGCCCAATGAATCCTTGTGGAAACGGTAAAGCGTCCAGGAAGTGATCTGATAAGGGGGCGTAAAGGAAATGGAGGCTTGAATGGAATTGAACCGGGATGCCCCTATGGTGATGTCCGCATCATGCCCAATACCGAAGGTCAATTCAAAAAAATCCTGTTGGTAGGGGCCAAAGGCCAGGGGTTTGTCCTCAAAATAATCCTCAATCCGGAAAATATGGATATTCCCATTGTTGGGTTTTGAATGGATGCCCCAATCCAAAAGAAGGTCCCGTATGTTATGGTAGATTTTCAAAAAGGTGTGGACCCTATCACGGACCCATTTACAATAATCACTATCCCTAAAGATAATCCTTATTTGAAGGTGGTAAAAACTTTAGTGCGATCGTTAGGGCTGGAATTACCCCATCACTTATTTTTTCAGTGAAGCACTTATGCATTGCTTTTTGTCCATATTCCCGCCTTGGGCTAGTTTGATTTTCTTTGTTTCAAAGTAAGATCTTATAGACTATGAAAATGAACGTAAGACACCAATTCACGGTTTAACCAAAAACTGCCCCAAATGATACAAAAAATGAGTTTGGGTGCGGTAATCATTGGCTTAATGGCCAATGAAAGCATTGCCCAACATCCAGTAGATAGTGTATTTGTGGATGACAACTGGGAATACCTGGCACAATCAAAAACGGACAAGACCATTTTTTATCCTAATGAACCCAATATGGATAATATCTTTTTCTTCAAATCGGATTCCATCTTTACGTTTGAGCCAAAAAAGGTCATTGATATAAGAAGGTATATTTGGAGCTGCCCATTTTATCAAACAAAGACCTATTTAAAGATATCTACCGGATTTATGAAACATTTCGATAATACAAGATTGTTCTTAAAGCAAGATAATGGGTTTGTGGAGTTAATCCCTGGCGTAGTTTTTGACTAGACCATGGATTTGTTGAATACGTAAAGGCTGGGATAGTGGGTGCCGATATAAAATGTAAACATTCCCAACCGAAGTATAAGCTTCCGATAAACGAAATGCCGTTGACGACAAAATCTTGGGGAATTAAAACGCATACCGCTATCTTAATTCCCTAAAGTTTTGTTTTTCCGGCGTACAAAAACTTTATTGACAACCGCCATACTCATCAACAATGGTTTTTAGATTTTCGAAATTGCTTAAATCAAATTCCTGGTTTTTCAGATCATTGGAAAGTGATTTACAATTGTCGACAAATCCGGCCAGTGCATTGGATACTTTTTCATTCTCGCGATTATCGATCATAAACCCTAATTTTTTATCGGCGAATTTTAAGACCAATGTATTGGGTTCACCGGGTTTGGAGAGTACACTGTGGTCTGAATTGGTATACGCCACTTCGTAGAAATACGAATTGTCAAAACCAAGGTTCGCTGCATTTGAAAACTTTTTCATAGCGTTTCCTTTGGTCTTCATACCGTGGAATACCTTTTCCTTACCTTCATGAGTTGCACCAAATACAATATTGTTTCTTGCGGCAAAACGCTTGGTACGTAGTCGTCCTTTTTCGTTTTTGTATTTGATACTTACGAACTTCCCGAATTTGTCTATGGAATTCATATCATAGAGGTCGCTTTCTTGCTGGGAGGGGTCCAACTGCAATTTTTCAAAAACGGCATAGATGGTCCCTTCATAGGTGGTACCGTCTTCGTCAATAACATAGCCGGGGACCCCATAAAGATTAACACTGTTTTCTTTGGCAACCTTTACTTTTTCGTTGTGCAGGCTTTTTTTATAGGCAGTCGCTTCACGGCCAAGTTTGTAATCCCTTCCCAATAGTTCCTCCACAAAAACTTGTGCGAACGATCTTGAAAAACGTCCGGTCATCATGGTCTTGGAACCATAATCGAACTCAAAATCCTCATCGGTGAAGGTCTTGGCCTTTACGGTAGTGCAGGTAGCACATCCCGTAGCGGTGCCAATAGTGATTCCATCCAGATCGGTAACGGTATAGGTATTGGTTCCATGGGTCACGCGCCCCATAATCCTGGTACCGGTCGCCCCTCCAAGAACAATGGTCCCATCATCCTTTACAAAGGGTTTATAACGCCCAACTTTTGCCTGGCGTTCCATTTGGTCATTTTTGGCCTCCATTACCGTTTTTGCATACTTGTCACTCAATACTTCCCGTTCCGTTGCAAAAAACGCAGCAACGGTCCCGCTATCAATGCCTTCTGTGGTAATCAGTCCATACTTGGCACTTAAGAGTTTAACGATCAATTTGGTCTGGTTCAAGGATGTCATTAAGATTTCATAAGGAATCTCTGTTTTTTCGCCATTGGCCGAAGTCAGTTCCAACCACTGAAACCCTTCGATATTAGAGGCCGACATACCTTTAAACACAACATCAAATGCCTTTTCCCCGGACATGGTGGAGAAAAGAAAGTTGTCCCGCAATTCGGTATTGACTTTGGCAACCTCCTTTCCATCGAACGTAATGACTTCTTTTTTGATTTTGATTTTTTGTGCATTGGTCCATAGGGGAACAGTAGTCAATGCAATTAAAATGAGTTGTTTAAAGGTTAGGTTCATGATCAAGGTGGGGATTAGTTATCAATAGGCTGTTAGGATTGGTTTTCAAGGGAATCTTGACATTAATAATAGTGTACAATTCTCCCTGGATTAATTCAAAACGAACTAACCCTGGTTTTGGTATGTTAAAATGAAGTTTTGTAAGTAGACATGAAATTGACGATTACCAACCAACCCAACAGCGTGTGATTGGTTTCCCACAAATAACCAATGAAAAAGGATTTACATGACCTTACAAAAGGAGGAAAGTGCTTTATGCTTGGAACGGATGGTGGCGGTTTTCCGCTGCCTGGTAAGGGTCAAAAGTGGACTTTTGACAATTCAACGGGCCGTAACGATGGTTCAGCAAAAAAACCTTCCCGACAATCGATTGAAAATTGATTTTTGACCTGTGTTAAACCATAAACCAAACCACAATGACAACAGCAGAAGTTTTTTCAATAGCCAATACCATGGCAATGCCTATGTGGCTTTTGATGATCATACTTCCCAAATGGAAGGTGACCCGATTTTTAATTGATTATAAGTTGGTACCCATTCTACTATCCCTTTTTTACGTGTACTACATGACGGTACACATCCAGACCGGTGAAGGCTTGGATTTTGGGAGTTTATCCTCCGTGATGTCCTTGTTTACTTTGGAAAATGCCGTAATGGCGGGTTGGGTCCATTATTTGGCTTTTGATCTTTTAGTGGGGATGTGGATGTTGAACCAAAACCAAAAATTGGGTATCCACCAGCTATTGATGGTCCCTTGTCTTTTGGCCACCTTTATGCTCGGACCTGTAGGCTTTTTGCTCTTTATGCTGATAAGAACGTTAAAAATTTCCAGATCATGAGGCACCTAAAATATGTATTGCAAACCGTTAGGAGGGAAAGCCCCATTTTGTATGGAATCGCTATGTTTCATTTTATGCTTGTTGCCTTATGTTTTGTAGGGTGGATGGTGGACGATCGTATGCTGACCGGTCTCAATATTTGGGTCAAACCAATGAAATTTTCACTTTCGGGGGGCATCTATGTGCTCACTTCGGGATTTTTGATTACCCTTTATCCCTTTTCCAGAAGAAAGAAGAACATCGTCAATAACATCATTTCCTGGACCATGGCATTGGAAATCTGTATTGTGGTCTTTCAGGCGGCCCGTGGAGTGCGGTCGCACTACAATCAATCCAGTTTGTTCGATGGCATTCTATTTGGCAGTATGGGTGTTCTTATCAGTATCATTGTGCTCACCATGGTGTTTTTTATTGTAGAGACCATAAGGCTAAGGCTAAACACCTCCAGACCGGTGCAGTGGGGCATCCTATTGGGCTGGCTTGTGGTATTGTTTGGAAGTTGGGTAGGAGGGCAAATGATTGGTCAAATGTCCCATAATGTCGGTGTTCCCGATGGGGGCGAGGGGTTACCCTTGATCAATTGGAGTACCATTGCCGGTGATTTGCGTGTTGCCCATTTTTTTGGATTGCACGGCATTCAAATTATTCCTTTATTCGCAGTACTGCTTACCAAGAAATGGAGCGGCCCTAAGCTGGCTAAAAACCTGGGCGTCCTGTTTTTTGGACTATTGTATGCCGCATGGATCGGATTTACCTTTTATCAAGCAAAACAGGGAATGCCTTTGATAAGGCTATAAACCATTTGGGGTATGGGGCTTTTCAATAAGGCGAAACGCATCAAATATTTGGGGTTCAACGATGTCTGGTTCATGTTGGTGGGCATTGTTTTGCTCAGTTTTGTGGCCGATTTCATTATTTCCCGGGGTTCGTTCAGTCGTCTACCCTTTGTTGAGGCCACTATCAATTGGAGCGTTTCCTTACTGTTTTCCACGGTCAATTGGTTGGTAATGCGCACCATTTTAATA
The sequence above is a segment of the Muricauda sp. SCSIO 64092 genome. Coding sequences within it:
- the ppk2 gene encoding polyphosphate kinase 2; translated protein: MKNRAYTEEEIELLNSKIGLHTLFKNKKVKMDKVLEEVKYLTEVRKQQEKLIKLQNWVIQNDKKVVILFEGRDAAGKGGAIRRITEYINPRHFRTVALNIPSEDEKRQWFFQRYINQLPKPGEMVFFDRSWYNRAVVEPVNGFCTEKEYRVFMSQVNDFEKMLVQSDTYLIKLYFSITKKEQAHRFMEIKNNPLKRWKITPVDEKAQALWDDYTFYKTKMFEATNTETAPWLIIDANKKSNARLKAISHILTVIPYE
- a CDS encoding DoxX family protein, with amino-acid sequence MKNLVFNTDNNWASLILRVALGIIILIHGTTKLGSGFAGFEGFITEYMGLPAIVAYATAFIETTGSVMLILGFATRINAMAMFGLFVGMIVTVHGAIGFQMNWNGQYDAGMEGYEYHLLVLSICTALMVLGGGRLSADRTIQGLGQPSLRNIKN
- a CDS encoding AraC family transcriptional regulator, which gives rise to MKIYHNIRDLLLDWGIHSKPNNGNIHIFRIEDYFEDKPLAFGPYQQDFFELTFGIGHDADITIGASRFNSIQASISFTPPYQITSWTLYRFHKDSLGYMILFRPQLLGATLDKIDFYKTYPFLNLHTAPMLFLDDEQQTTIVDLMHTLLLEYNNAEQKGHETILASYLTIILEKIKGLFQTPANLGFASRIQEIAFRFEVLLKDQARYDQKIPHFAEQLHISTPYLSEAVKKVTGKTAISILQEYVILKAKSLLKQTDSPIGTIAESLGFTEATNFNKYFKKNTGITPGTYRKLP
- a CDS encoding ABA4-like family protein — its product is MTTAEVFSIANTMAMPMWLLMIILPKWKVTRFLIDYKLVPILLSLFYVYYMTVHIQTGEGLDFGSLSSVMSLFTLENAVMAGWVHYLAFDLLVGMWMLNQNQKLGIHQLLMVPCLLATFMLGPVGFLLFMLIRTLKISRS